The Candidatus Lernaella stagnicola DNA window GCCGAGCGGCGCAATATCAAGCCCGATAGCTGGCGCTATCGCCGGAAAACGAAAAACAACGAAGACCTCGATGAACAGCTTCGGGGTCTTGGATACGTGAATTGAACGTGGGGGACCGGCGATGAAAATCTCGCCTCGTTTTCGGGTTCTCCTGCGACGCTATGTACTCTTCCCCTTATTGCCGGTGGCGGCATTGGTGATCGTGCTCACGCTGGTGCTCGGCGGGCTGGAAAAAGCGGACGTAATCGACACCGAGCGGCCCGACGATCTCGTCGCTTACAAACCCATCAACTTCGCGCCGGTGAAGGAAGAAAACGGGCGGAAGCTCGTGCGCATCGACGAACCCACGATGGTGCCGGAAACCTTCAGCCTCAAGCCCGAACCGGGTGTCATGCGCATTGTGGTAACCGGCGGCTCGTTCGCCATGGGTTGGCCCTATGCGGTGCAGGGGAGGGAGCGGCGCGGCGGCGACTTGCCCAGTTGGCTGGAAGTGCTGTTGAAGGCCGGTTGGCCGCAGCGCAAATTCGAGGTGATCAACGCCGCGGCGGGCGCGCAGAATTCCTTCCGCGTCAAGCACGTCGTGCATGCGGCACTGCAATGGTCGCCGGACGTGCTGGTGGTCATGGTCGGAAACAACGAGGGCTACGTACCGCCAACCTCGTGGAACGAGATTCTGCACGAGTGGACGTTCTATCGGGCCATGAAAAAGGCGCTCTTGCCCGACGTCGCGCCGGAGAAACGACCCATGTATCCGGCCATCGGCGTCGGCATGAAAACCATCCGCGCGCAGTTTCAACGGAACATGCGCGACATCGTGACGATGAGTCGCGACGCCCAAGTACCTATCGTAGTCGCCACGGTGCCGATCAACCTTCGCTACTTTCCGACCGCCGAGGAATATTTGCCGCCCGACAAACCGTGGTACGCCGAAGGCCGCCGTCTGCAAGAAAGCGGTCGGTACGAGGAGGCGATCCGGAAATACATCGGCGGAGACCTCCGGGGCTACGGCCTGCGGTTATCCGGACAATGTTACGAGGCGCTCGAACAATGGAATCGCGCTCGCGCGGCCTATCGAGCGGGCGTGGAGTATCTGCCGTTTTCCCAAACCAGGCCGTCGTTCAACGAGTTCGTGCGTGAGTTGGCGGACGATCTCGACCTTCCGTTGGTCGATTTGGAGCGCGACTTCGAAAAGCAATCGCCTCATGGCATCACCGGCGACCGCTGGTTCATCGACGGTTGCCACTTGGATTGGCGAGGGTACTACTTCACCGCCCGCCGCGTGCTGGCGGCTCTCGAAGTCGCCGATTTGGTGACCGGTCGGCGCACCGGCGAACTGCCCGAGGCCGAAGACTACGCCGTCTCGCACGATTTGATCGACTACATGGAGACGACCCAGCCGGCGCGCCTGCCATAAAAAAACCGGGCGGCGCCCGGCTTTCGTATTAGTGAAATCTCGCTCGTTATTTCTTTTTACGCAGGAAGCGGCCGAGGATCGTGATTTCGACCGGCATCGTGAGCCGCTGGCCGATTTTGACTTCGTCGGCTGCGATCGGCGGCCGGCCCTTCGGCGCCGGAATCACCTGCAAGGTCTTGCTTTTGGCATAACGCGCCTGCACGAATGCCTGGCCGATCAACTTGCCTTCGCCGTCGGTGGCGCAACTGGTCACGTAGCCGATGCACGCGCCTTTGTCGTTGACGATCGGGTCGTCCGTTTTCAGCGGCCGGGTTCCCTTGGCGGAGACGCCGAAACGCACGACGGCGATTCCGCGCTTTTCCTTTTTCGCTAGGTAGGCCTTTTTGCCCACGAAAAACGGCTTGTGCAGTTTGACGAAACCGCCGAATCCGGCTTCGTTGGGCACGAGGTTGTGCGGGCCGGCCAGTTCGTGTCCGTACAGCGGCAAACCGGCTTCCATGCGCAGGCTGTCCCGCGCGCCGAGGCCGATCGGCATCACGCCGTGCTCCTTTCCGGCTTCCATGATCGCTTCCCAAAGCTGCGGCGCCTTGTCGGGATGCACGAAAATCTCGAAGCAAGTCGGCTCGCCGGTATAACCCGTGCCGGAGATGATCGCGTCGAGGCCGTCCAACGTGGCGTACATGGTGCAGTTGTGCCCCAAGGCTTTCAGCGCCGGTTTGTCCGCTTCGGCCGCGAGTGCCAGCAAGATGTCGCGCGAACGCGGGCCTTGCAGCGCCAGGTCGACACGACGCTCGTCGCCCCATTGCGGGTCTTTCAGATTGCGCAGCACGCAAGGCTCGGGGAAGCAGCGTTGCGGCACCTGCGGATCGAGCAGCACCCGCCCTTCGTTGACCGCAACCAGCCACGCCCAATCCTTGTCTTCGTTGGCGGCGTTGACGACCAGCAGAATGCGGTCGGCCTGAACGTGGTAGACGAGCAGATCATCGAGCAAATCGCCGTCGTGATCGAACAGGTGCGAGTACTGCGCCTCGCCGACCTCCAAACCGCCGGCGTGATTGGCGCAAACCAGATCGACGAACTCCATCGCCCGCGGGCCGCTGGCCTCGAACACGCCCATGTGGCTGACGTCGAACAGCCCCGCCGCTTGCCGCACGGCGTTGTGTTCCTCGATGGTCGAGGTGTAACGCACCGGCATTTCGTATCCGCCGAAGGGCACCATCACGCCGCCGAGTTTCTGGTGAATCTCAAACAGCGTGGTGCGCTTGTCTTCGCCTTCCGGCGCATTCCAGGAGAAGCGCGGCAAGTCCGGCTGGGGCAGGCGGTCGGCCAGCGCGCTTTGGCCCACAAAGAAAGGCCGCGCGACGTCCACATTCAACTCGGCGGCGTCTTTCCCGGCGAGGCTTTTATCGGTTTTCGGCAACAGGCTCAGCCAATCCTGAGCGAAGGTGCAATCCAACGGCATTTCGTCGATCACCACCGCGCCGGTGACTTTCGCCGAAGCATCCTGCGGATCGATCATCGTGAAGCCGTCGGCAAGACCGCGCAACCAGGCCAACAGGGGATCGGCGTTGTCCGGGTTTACTTTCACCACGAAACCGTTGCGGCGCGGATCATCGCTGAGCGGCAGCCGGGCCAGCGCGATTTCGTCCAGCACGTTGCCTTGATCGTCGAGCGCCAGGCTCGTCACCTTTTCGCCGTCGGCCAGGTGCGAAGGATCGGTGACCAGCGCCTCGCGCAGGAATTCGTCGGCTTCGGCGCCCGTCAACTTGACGATCACGGCCTCTTCGGAGTGGTCCAAATACGGATGGTGCGGATAGCCCGAAAGCGCCGGCGCATCCACACGCCAGGTGCGGGTTAA harbors:
- the gcvT gene encoding glycine cleavage system aminomethyltransferase GcvT — its product is MSDEAIIDFLFDENIQNADSLMNELLHWEEERQARHIVLIPSESICAWPVRRMLDTCFTNLYAEGYPARENTLMPMENLSDIATRLVRYRRYADRRFYKGNAYVNLVESICRTRAAECFATEKTPASKIHANVQPLSGAPANIAVYEALVPRGGTVMALDLMAGGHLSHGSPFHMTGKHYHIVPYGVDPQTELIDYDEVMRLAKEHRPKMIIAGYTSYPWAPDFAKFRAIADEVGAYLMADIAHPAGLTVAGDYPNPIDHAHVVTFTTHKTLMGPRGAVILTSSGKLAAKIHNSVFPGEQGGPHMNTIAALAVAFKLAQTDSFRQLMHRIAGHAKVMAEEFQRLGVRLAYGGTDTHKLLIDLKPLTPRGTPLLYGEPAAHILELAGIILNKNTIPGDTATPLATGLRLGTPWVTQRGADAEDVKHIARLIHRVITAIHPVHYDGMTRVLPRGKIDLKVLREVSEEVDALTRTWRVDAPALSGYPHHPYLDHSEEAVIVKLTGAEADEFLREALVTDPSHLADGEKVTSLALDDQGNVLDEIALARLPLSDDPRRNGFVVKVNPDNADPLLAWLRGLADGFTMIDPQDASAKVTGAVVIDEMPLDCTFAQDWLSLLPKTDKSLAGKDAAELNVDVARPFFVGQSALADRLPQPDLPRFSWNAPEGEDKRTTLFEIHQKLGGVMVPFGGYEMPVRYTSTIEEHNAVRQAAGLFDVSHMGVFEASGPRAMEFVDLVCANHAGGLEVGEAQYSHLFDHDGDLLDDLLVYHVQADRILLVVNAANEDKDWAWLVAVNEGRVLLDPQVPQRCFPEPCVLRNLKDPQWGDERRVDLALQGPRSRDILLALAAEADKPALKALGHNCTMYATLDGLDAIISGTGYTGEPTCFEIFVHPDKAPQLWEAIMEAGKEHGVMPIGLGARDSLRMEAGLPLYGHELAGPHNLVPNEAGFGGFVKLHKPFFVGKKAYLAKKEKRGIAVVRFGVSAKGTRPLKTDDPIVNDKGACIGYVTSCATDGEGKLIGQAFVQARYAKSKTLQVIPAPKGRPPIAADEVKIGQRLTMPVEITILGRFLRKKK